The DNA segment ATATCCGCTCTCCTTTTCATTTCCCAGGAATGTGACCAGGTTCATATTGATGACGTGGCTTCAGACGACAACGGACAGGACCTGAGGTAAAGCTTCTACTGTGTTACTGTACTTACTTACTGAATTACTGAGACTCCGACAGTTCTGCTGTGGCTTGTGAACCAGACTTGCCCTCTGGGTTTTAGtacacaggaggaaaaaagcaGGGAGATGAGACGacgagtgtgtgtctgtgtgtgttcatgcatgcaAGCATGTgcatgtcttttattttcccGACTTCCACAGCCATATAATATGTCACCGGATTATCCAACGCTTTCATTTCTCATCAAAATATCTCTTTATCattccctctgtctccctcagtCCAGACGTTTTATTGCATAAACTTGTTGAAGCACTTTAGGATACTTTTAGGAGTGATTTGAGAAAGAGCCAGACTGTACCAAAGTACTTTTttgaagtatttattttattgaacttggcccttttcattttcagagatgtttttatatttatcctACCCGTGCTGAATGTATATGCTTCTTGATTTCTTACTGACAAAGCCTCATTCATGGCTAAAAGTCAGTGTCTATGATTTGCGTTTCTTGTCCCTGAAATTTTTGTGGTTAAACTGGCACACCTCCATAAATTTGAAGAATGGTTTAAATGTTGCCTTCTTGTTCATAACCAGAATAGTTTGAATCAATTCCTAGGGCTAGAAAATGTATCCTACTAATTCTTCAAGCATCCCTCCTCGAACACAGATGATTGTGCTACTATAAGATGCTCTGGAAACATCTTTATGATCCATATCCTGACTGTTTCCTGTATCTTGATCCTGCAGCACTTACAACTTTGGATCGGACGGTTTCCAGAGCCCAGCAGGGGCTGGCTCTCTTTGCCTGGGGTCAGGGGTCCACGGAGGGGTGGACTGGATGAGGAAACTGGCTTTCCGATACCGCAGAGTCAAGGAGATCtacaacacatacaaaaataatgTTGGGGGTAAGCTTCACTCTCCTTTTATTGGAGTGCTGTGTACAGACAACCCAGATATTAAGATTACTTCTTTTCGTTGAGGTTTATTAAGGATTATATGTGGTTTTCTAGCCATAAAATTCTAACaaataatgacagaaaataactGGAGATAATGTCGGGATTAATATCACTATGGACACATAAATATTTACTTGCTGCTAGACCACAAGCTGGTGAGTTAAGTTAAATTTGCACACCGCTCAGCTTGAGACCGCAGTGATTTGTCTgggttttgtctttgtttttgctcGTATCATGTTATATAGGCTGCTGGAGAAAAGTGCATTATGCATTTTCAAAGTTTGTGTATCTGCCAAACCTCTATTAGCAATGAAAATGTGTTGAGCATGAACGATAAACACCTGCTCTTTCCAAGAAGAATATAGTTGATTACTGACATAGTATGTATTGAATTAATTCAATCATGATGTGGTGAAACAAAAATTAGAAGACAGGTTTGTTTGTGAACTTGGATAATGATTCAGAAGTTGTTGTGCAGTATGGAGCCTCTTGAGCTGCTGATTACAGCTGGCTGCTTTAACTCTTCTGGAAACCATGTGTCTGAGGTTTTGGCTAGAGGATGTTGTGTGAGAATCATCCAACCAAAGACTGCAGACAGTGCTGCTGTCAAAATAAGGTTTTGCTCTGTCTCAGTAAATGATATCTTTTATACATCGGAGCTATTAGGGTTCATGTCCTCCCTGTTTTGTTACAAAAACTGACTATCAAGCATGTGTTTCTCCCTGGCGGGCAGGTTTGCTGGGCAGCCCCAAGCGAGAGGAGTGGTtacagctgaggagagagatggaggtcCTGACTGACCTGTGGTTGACTCAGGCACTCAAAGCCCTGGCTCTTATTAACTCAAGGTCGGTTCATGCTACCATGGTTTAATTTACACCAGCACGCCAATTAATATGAGTTGTTAGCTACAgtacaatgttttcttttattatagTGTTTCTCCATATCCCATTAGCAGCTTCTGATAGCATGTTAtttaaagtgtatttaaatgtgtctgtcctgtcttgTTCCAGGCCTAACTGCGTGAATGTGTTGGTAACCACCACCCAGCTCATCCCAGCCCTCTCCAAGGTGTTGCTGTATGGTCTGGGATCAGCTTTCCCCATCGAGAACATATACAGTGCCACAAAGAcaggtgaggaaaaaaagaatggTTCATAAAGAAAATGACATCAAACAACCACCATTACATTTTAAGTAGTTCTTTTGAAGGtactattttaatattttaaaccagtttgtttttttctcttttttcaaaGGCAAAGAAAGCTGTTTTGAACGTGTCTCTCAGAGGTTTGGTCGGAGAGCAGTCTATGTGGTGATAGGAGATGGAGCCGAAGAAGAGTCTGTGGCCAAGAAGGTACAGCTCAATCTGTTTTTTATGAGTGACTGCTGAAAAATGGGCCTCAACTAATCAGTTAACCTTAAGATGCTCAGATTTCTGCAGCTTTTTCTGtcgtttttctttcttttctttacttcctgtttttgttttggacgATCTTTGCAATGAAATGATGCaatgaatgatttttttgtttgtttttgcattatGCTTTTGTACATTGTAAGCCAACATGTTATCCACATCTACTTTGTCACATATTACAATCCCCTTCCAAACCACAGTCTATATATCACATCTGCACTGCATCTGCAGGAGCACTGTAAGTTGCTAAAGTAAGCTTGCCctaagtttgtgtgttttacataatatatatatatatatatatttatatttatttcatttttgtttcctcaGAAGAACATGCCGTTCTGGAGGGTGTCCTGTCGGGCCGATCTGGAGGCCCTGAGCCATGCACTGGAGCTGGACTACCTCTAGAGGGCGCCAGCTGTCATGCTTCTGCTCTTCAACCCAAATCATCTCCTGAATTTCTGAGTGCAGCTAGAAGGTGAAGGTGCACCCTAAAGACTGATTCAGAGTCAGTATTGCTATTTCAAGGTTTGGAGCAAGGCATTTGATCCTTAATAAGCACCCAGGCGGACAATTTCACACCAAAGCCAAAGGAGCTGTGAGGATTTCGAAGCGAGGCTGCAGTATATCTATGACAGATAAACATGAAGCCGAAAAGTGCTGGaccaaaataaaagaccaaAGTAAAATAAGGGACCAAAGCTTCATAACTAACCCCAGGGAACTATGGCTAATATCGCAAATACTTTTTCAAAAActgtttccttttattttttaatttagttcATCTCAACTTTATGAAAGGTGTCCCActtttgtacagaaaaaaaaaagtgatgcacTGACTGCAAACTTTTAGATCCTGGTTGTTGAACACATTAAGTATGTCTGCATGGATGAAAAGGTCAGTGAGTTGTTAGattgtttgttctgctgtgtcttttgtattatttgttgtGAGACTAAACCCATTTCCCTCTGACAAATACTATTGACCAATACTAAGGAATGAAAATTAGGAACAGGACTTAACGTTAGGATGTTATGTGGGATAGAGTTTGGCTTCACTACgattttaaaattgttttattcatacGTCAGCTagataaaatgtcagataataTTCTCCTCATAGGTAGAGGCTATTGTGGTTGTATTTTACCATTAAAATGTGAgctatttattattagttaaaTTCACAACACAATGAGGGATAAACAGTTTGAGAGctcagcataaaaacaaaaagaaaaatcttccattcaaagaccaaaaaatatgctcttgtaaaaatgttttgataagAAGTTGTCTTGAAGATGCTGTATTATAGGCTGGTGCTCAAATTCTTCCTTTTGATTCTGGGTTGTATATGTTGTCACGTCTTAACTCTCCTTCTTTACTGTCCTTGTTTCATTTCCTCATAACCTGTTTGTAATATAGATGAACTGGTATGGTTGTGCATGTGCCGATTACACTGCCTGTCAGCTTAGCTATGATTTGTATATAATGCTTTATTGTCgattttgttttgacagacagttaaaatagataaataaagataagtTAATTGCATTGTGGGGAAACATGAGTtgagtttcatttcatttcaacccAAAGGCATATGAAACAAGACAgattaaatgacaaataaatgctGAATGATGTGTGAATAGCACGTGATTATCAAGAGGATTGAGAAGCTAAAAGTCACAATTTTTGAGGAAACGTCTCCCTctaaagggaagaagaagaactgcaATGACACAGACGAGCACAAAATGTGACGTACAGtagatttaaatacattttgttcttAGTTTTCGAACAAAGCAAAAAAGCAGAGTAATACATTATGGTCAATTTCAAGTGAAAATGCAGATTTTCAAGTAGCAATATTAAGTGTCATGGCTCAAACATTaataccaaaataaataaaaataatttacgTTCACATTTATATCATACTCAGCAATAGAAAGACATATGGTTTAGGTGGCATTAATCTTAATGTTTCCTCTGCCACCTGGTTGCCACGCTCTGGCTTTAGTTGTCGTTGTCTGCATATGTCTACTTATTGTGTTTAAAGTAAGGAAACAATGCTGACATCAGAAATGTAAGTATGGTGCTCCCCCTTTAGAACAGGATCTAAGCTCTGCTGACAGACACCATCTTGAAGCCTCTGACTGTGGAGTTGACGTTTGTGAGCGACAGGTTGGCCTGCAGCATCTTTGTTCCCACCATGCTGGGGGTGAAAATGATGGTTTGCTGCACTGTTCCTCCTGGACACAGTTGGAGCATCCTGCAGAAAGACAAAAGATATAAAAGAGTTCACACTTGTACTAGTACTGCAGTGATCACGACTGGCTGACACAATGTTTAAAGTGTAACGTTATAATGCAAATTACTTTTGGCCTTGATATGCACGCAGCCACACCTGCCTGAACATTTACCGTAAACATCAACAGAATAATACAAGTTAACAAGCCTACTCTCCTTCAACAAATACACACTGTGCCGTACTGTGACACACCTTTATCTGAGGAGCCTCATGATGTCCATGCTATGAATCACTGAATCACACAACCAAAATTACACATTacataaacaatgaaacaaGAGACCATTATTCTTACCTGAAATGAAGCTTGCCTTGGATCAGCCCGGCTCCAGCTACAGTCAGTACTCCGCTCACTGTGTGTGAGTACGGGTTAGTGAAGGTCACTGTGGCAGTCTGCTTTTTGTTAGGCACGATGGAGTTTCCGTTTGCAATCTGAAGGAGAAAAATGTATGTTAGTTAACCctaaaaaaatccattaaattGTGTCAATGTATATTTCCAACAGCTGAAGCatgtcagataaataaatatagagtCCTAGTGAATAATTATATTATCCCTTTGTTTAGCATTATAGATTTAGTATGGCGGCAACAATAAATCCAGCTGGCTTTGAGAGATTGACTCTAAGTCTTACCATCACACACATCTAAAGAGCTTGTAATACCTTCCCTATTATCTCCTTAATCCTTCAACACAAGTGACTTTGCCATCTAAACTAATAATAGATCAGAATTTCTCTAGTACCTCTATGGTGAGTTGTGGGCTGGCAATATTGAACTCCTCTGAGGCCAGGACCCGCTCATGACTGGCCATGTCCTCCAGGACCACTGCAAGATTTATCAGGTTGTCTCCCACAACGTCTTCATACTGCTCTGGGAGAATCTGCTGATGAATAACCTTGGCTGGAGAAACACAGGGAGAAAGAGTCAGAAATTCAGATATTTAAACCTCAACAGTCCAACAGAAGTGAAACTTTGCGTCTGTAGATGAGTTAAAAGTGAATTTACCTTCACTGGGTGCCAGTTGTAGGGCACCGTGTGTTTCCCAGAAGGTATCCAAGGGGCTGTGGTTGTACTCTTTAGTCTGGGCATTGAGATGTATCTTCATCATCTTGGCAACTCTGTGCTTGTTGATGACTTTCACCGTGAAACGGACAGGCTCCCCAGCAACAGGAGCTTTGTCCAAAATCAAGAAGACCATCACCCCCGTGGATGAATCTGCTGAATAAACATGAAGAAAGCCAGGGCATGAGATGACGTGTTTTTGTTTACACAGATGACAAATCTCATGAATCCAATCAAATTTCAAAATTACCTCTGCTCGATGTTGAGTCCTCTGACATTATGGAACTTCTTGATGAAGTCGGGCCTGTAACGTAAAgattgaaagaaaatgtgagcaACGTAACTTTTTTAGAGTAAAGATTATGCCACTTCATGAATGCAGTTTTTGGTTCAtacttttggtgtttttgtagTCTCCGGTGATGTTCAGTAGTCTCGGGAAGCAAATAGCTTTGGTGCAGATGAGAGATCCaactttttctgtgtctctgccatGGCTGACCACCCGACCTTCACTCACTACGATTGTGTGGACGTCGGCATTCACCTCAGCATAGACAAAGGGGATGTCATAAAACAGGTCAATGCGCCGATCCTTGATTGCTTTTACTGGGGCTGGGCCACAGCAGAACACTCCTAggataaaagaaagaaggaaagaaggttATAGTCAGGTTTATTCAGGGAAATAAGTTCTGATTATAGATATAgacttatatatttatgtagTTATATTTCTTAAAAGTGTGATAGCCATGCTGCCTGTGCCTCAGACTGAAATGTATTACTGAAAGATATAAAACTTCATCatctgatttctttgaatgcttttaaaatCCATTATCCAAAacgtctgttttgttttgtacctgttttaatttacttgctcttagtttgtgctgttgCCTGCCTTGGCTAGGACTcccttaaaaaaagaagaggaagtgagaaaCATGCTCACATACCTTTACTTCTCTCCTGGGGAGTCGGATCCAGAACCTGCCAACCATCCATTTCAGATCCCAGATCATGGCGAGTCATCCAGCATTCCACCCAGACATGGAAGTTCCTGTTAAGAGGAGCCAAAATAAGATATCAAAAAAGCATGAATGGGctgtttttttggcttcacaaaactaaataaatatcttCAGTGTCTGTGGCTCTACAAACAGATCCAAAAGTTAAATCACCACTGACCATATGCTGTCTTTGCTGTGGTTCAGCTTCTGTCCTGTTTCAGTGTAGTACTCCTCAATCACCAGATTGCCGTTGGTGTCGTGAGCAGAGTTGAAGTTTGTGACGACGCGGCAAGGAATGCCAAGAACTCTCATGActaagagacaaaacaaagacaaacatatttGCATGCTGATGAATGTATCTGAACATTGCGTCACGGAAAAACATAATATGATAAGACATCCATAATGACATTTTAGGGTTGGTACTAGTTATTGTAGACTGTTCATGAAGTATACTGATGAGTTATTCACTGATATTTTTTGTAATGATTTAGTTTCAGAAGTTTTTaattatcataaaaatataaacacctGTGCACATGACAGCTGCAAACACCCAGCACTGTCCATACTTGACTGGTCTGTAACCAGACTTAGCCCACTGCCTCAAGATTTCCCCACTCCCAGTCCACAAGGAGGGATTAACCCCTTCTTTGAAGTCACCCGACCAGTTTCCTTTCAACACTCCACGGTCATCTTCACTGTTGATCTAAACATAAAAGAGAGGATAAATGTCAGTTCCTAGAGATTATAAAGCAAGCTCAGGCATCTCTCATCTTTTCTGATTCACAGTGGCAGTTACTGACTACTTTGATCGACTGTTTTACTGCATGTGTTCAAAACTTTAGCAGGAGTCGTATAATCTGCAGAACACTGTTCCAGTTCGAGCCATGGCATGTTTTTAACGAGCAGCAGTTGTGGGTGGTTATGTCATTATATAAAGaggttaaaaacaataaaacattgtgaGATTGTAAGTGATTTATTCCCGTCTTGAAGTTTATACGTTAAAGTGGCGTTTTTAGACGAACCTTTTAATATCTCGACACTGGcactcaccatggcagacaCGATCCGGCTGATGTAGACAGGGTCGCTTCGTTTCAGGTAATCTAGTCTTCGGTTCTTCTTGTGCTGGGGGCTGACTTGGAGTAGATTCAGGCATGAGTCCAGAACACCTGGCTCATACTTTACAGGTAGAGGGAAAGACATTTTCTtgtaaatacatgttttatttgctctcaAGTAACCAATATGTGATATTTGAGATTAAGTTTAGGATTGTGGGTTGATAAAGGTCAAACAAAAAGGGTTACTAACAGTTACTGTTCGCTGTTTTACCTTGGCTAAGGCATCTATTATCAAACCTTTAGTCCCTTTTATTCCCTTTCTATCCCTCTatttgtttgagtttgtttcaaTTGCTGTCTGACAGAAAGGCTTAATCCAACTCAAGGATTAACAGTAAATACTGCAAGTGGACACAACAATacttacaatacaatacagtactACAATAAACATTACATCTATGAGGcttaatgaaaaacaacaggcagAGAAATGTTCACAGAGTTGAGTCAGCGCATCTTCTGtaaataacttctttttttttcttactgaaCATTTGCACAAATTCTGATCAgccaacatttgttttcataccTGATCAAAAGACCATGGTCTTGAAACAAGGTTCATCGCTGTCCCCATAAACAGCAACCCAGAATCGTTCTGGATGTATTCCTCTCTCTGGTCCTCAAAGGGAATGTGCACTGTGTCCTctgcaagaaaaataaaaacttataTTTAGTACAtcctgtatttacatttttgattaATACCTTCATCTGCTTTGATGAATCTTTGATCACAAATCCAATCACAAAGTACATAAAAGTGACTTCAGTGTGATGCGAAAGGTGATGAATGAATGCAGTGCATCATTATGAACTCCTTCAGCAAGTATATTTCTGACTTACAGTAGTTTCTGCAGCTGCAATTTTATAAGCAAGTCAGATTTTTCTAAATTTGCTAGACTTTGTGTGAACTTCCAAAAGCTTTGGATCAATTCACTGGGTTGACTTGTACTCACCACGACACCAGGGATTGCAGAGTAGGATGAATTTGCCAAAATCATAGGTCTTCTGACCACTctgagtgaacacacacagttgaaATCTGTAGCAGCCCACTGAGGCGGAGGCAGGAGTGTGGATGAATATGGAGGGGTTCTGGAGGTTCAGGGCCTCTGGGTCAATATAGGCTTTCCAATGGGTGGAACCCCTCTTGGAGAAAGTGACTGGCATAACCACATACAGGCGACCTggggaaagaagagagaaggacagTTAGGTAAAGGTAATTTAAATTATGGTTGTGACTGGTTCCAAGCAAACCCCCCAAAACATCTAGACTTAATCTAAATCTAGACTACCTAGCATGACTTTGATCCTCAGAGAGTCGGTTTTGGGGTTGAATGGTCGCCGCCCCAGTTGCAGAGTGACTCTGAATGGGGCTCCTCTTCGCACCACCAGGGCTTTGGAATCGCTGAAGTCCTCTGTCCTGTGTCTCGCCATGTTTTCAGATCGTTCCAGGTTGACATTTTGTATGCACAAGTctggaaatgaagaaaaaaaacacaaagattcacCCTATAAGcaataaagttctaaagttaagaagaagaacaaaaatgagcaga comes from the Larimichthys crocea isolate SSNF chromosome VI, L_crocea_2.0, whole genome shotgun sequence genome and includes:
- the tgm5l gene encoding transglutaminase 5, like isoform X2, with product MEDLCIQNVNLERSENMARHRTEDFSDSKALVVRRGAPFRVTLQLGRRPFNPKTDSLRIKVMLGRLYVVMPVTFSKRGSTHWKAYIDPEALNLQNPSIFIHTPASASVGCYRFQLCVFTQSGQKTYDFGKFILLCNPWCREDTVHIPFEDQREEYIQNDSGLLFMGTAMNLVSRPWSFDQYEPGVLDSCLNLLQVSPQHKKNRRLDYLKRSDPVYISRIVSAMINSEDDRGVLKGNWSGDFKEGVNPSLWTGSGEILRQWAKSGYRPVKYGQCWVFAAVMCTVMRVLGIPCRVVTNFNSAHDTNGNLVIEEYYTETGQKLNHSKDSIWNFHVWVECWMTRHDLGSEMDGWQVLDPTPQERSKGVFCCGPAPVKAIKDRRIDLFYDIPFVYAEVNADVHTIVVSEGRVVSHGRDTEKVGSLICTKAICFPRLLNITGDYKNTKSPTSSRSSIMSEDSTSSRDSSTGVMVFLILDKAPVAGEPVRFTVKVINKHRVAKMMKIHLNAQTKEYNHSPLDTFWETHGALQLAPSEAKVIHQQILPEQYEDVVGDNLINLAVVLEDMASHERVLASEEFNIASPQLTIEIANGNSIVPNKKQTATVTFTNPYSHTVSGVLTVAGAGLIQGKLHFRMLQLCPGGTVQQTIIFTPSMVGTKMLQANLSLTNVNSTVRGFKMVSVSRA
- the tgm5l gene encoding transglutaminase 5, like isoform X1, translating into MEDLCIQNVNLERSENMARHRTEDFSDSKALVVRRGAPFRVTLQLGRRPFNPKTDSLRIKVMLGRLYVVMPVTFSKRGSTHWKAYIDPEALNLQNPSIFIHTPASASVGCYRFQLCVFTQSGQKTYDFGKFILLCNPWCREDTVHIPFEDQREEYIQNDSGLLFMGTAMNLVSRPWSFDQYEPGVLDSCLNLLQVSPQHKKNRRLDYLKRSDPVYISRIVSAMINSEDDRGVLKGNWSGDFKEGVNPSLWTGSGEILRQWAKSGYRPVKYGQCWVFAAVMCTVMRVLGIPCRVVTNFNSAHDTNGNLVIEEYYTETGQKLNHSKDSIWNFHVWVECWMTRHDLGSEMDGWQVLDPTPQERSKGVFCCGPAPVKAIKDRRIDLFYDIPFVYAEVNADVHTIVVSEGRVVSHGRDTEKVGSLICTKAICFPRLLNITGDYKNTKSPTSSRSSIMSEDSTSSRADSSTGVMVFLILDKAPVAGEPVRFTVKVINKHRVAKMMKIHLNAQTKEYNHSPLDTFWETHGALQLAPSEAKVIHQQILPEQYEDVVGDNLINLAVVLEDMASHERVLASEEFNIASPQLTIEIANGNSIVPNKKQTATVTFTNPYSHTVSGVLTVAGAGLIQGKLHFRMLQLCPGGTVQQTIIFTPSMVGTKMLQANLSLTNVNSTVRGFKMVSVSRA